One Paraburkholderia kururiensis DNA window includes the following coding sequences:
- a CDS encoding aldo/keto reductase, producing the protein MEYRQLGHSGLKISTLTLGTMMFGGQTDEATAERIIGAAQERGVNSIDTADVYHQGESERVVGRHIGRQRDRWVLATKFGNPFDFTPGGDLDINATGATRKHVIRAVEASLARLNTDYLDLVYLHREDHHTPVEETVRALGDLIAAGKLRHYGLSNHRAWRIAEFSRVADLLGAPRPVASQPLYNLANRQVEAEQLSAAWHYGLGVISYSPLARGVLTAKYEPGAQPGADTRAGRQDRRLSETEWRPETIEIARRVEAHARSRNLTAAQFALAWVLNSRYITSAIAGPRTESQWRDYLPALQYRLDSEDEAFVDSLVASGHPSTPGFNDPGHPFFGRLVRHGAPQDVRAPGGER; encoded by the coding sequence ATGGAATACCGGCAACTTGGCCATAGCGGCCTGAAAATCTCCACGCTAACGCTCGGTACGATGATGTTCGGCGGACAAACCGACGAGGCCACCGCCGAGCGCATCATCGGCGCGGCGCAGGAGCGAGGCGTGAATTCAATCGATACCGCCGACGTCTACCACCAGGGCGAATCGGAGCGCGTGGTCGGCCGCCATATTGGCCGGCAGCGCGACCGCTGGGTGCTCGCCACGAAGTTCGGCAACCCCTTCGACTTCACGCCGGGCGGCGATCTCGATATCAATGCGACGGGTGCCACGCGCAAGCACGTGATCCGTGCCGTCGAAGCAAGCCTCGCGCGCCTGAACACCGATTATCTGGACCTCGTGTATCTGCATCGCGAAGACCATCACACGCCGGTCGAGGAAACCGTGCGCGCGCTCGGCGATCTCATCGCAGCCGGCAAGCTGCGTCACTATGGTCTGTCGAATCATCGCGCGTGGCGCATTGCCGAATTCAGCCGCGTGGCCGATCTGCTGGGTGCGCCGCGCCCCGTTGCGAGCCAGCCGCTTTACAACCTCGCCAATCGCCAGGTCGAAGCGGAGCAGTTGAGCGCCGCCTGGCATTATGGCCTTGGCGTGATCTCGTACAGCCCGCTTGCGCGCGGCGTGCTGACCGCCAAGTACGAGCCTGGCGCACAGCCCGGCGCCGACACACGCGCGGGGCGCCAGGACCGCCGCCTGAGCGAAACCGAATGGCGTCCGGAGACGATCGAAATCGCGCGGCGCGTCGAGGCGCATGCGCGCTCGCGCAATCTCACGGCCGCACAATTCGCGCTGGCGTGGGTGCTCAACAGCCGCTATATCACCTCGGCCATCGCAGGCCCGCGCACCGAGTCGCAATGGCGCGACTATCTGCCCGCGCTCCAGTATCGCCTTGACTCGGAAGACGAAGCATTTGTCGATTCGCTCGTTGCGAGCGGCCATCCGTCGACACCTGGCTTCAACGATCCCGGCCATCCGTTCTTCGGACGACTCGTGCGTCATGGCGCCCCGCAAGACGTGCGCGCGCCGGGCGGCGAGCGTTAA
- a CDS encoding ABC transporter substrate-binding protein yields the protein MLVVTASVLAHVAAHAQTRGGTLNFVVTPEPTALVDVATTAVNVLKVSPKVIEGLLDYDFDLKPKPLLATSWEIEDGGRRYVFHLRHGVKWHDGAPFTSADVAWSIEALRKVHPRARTTFAHMSAIATPDPYTVVLTLSEPAPWLIRAFSASETPILPSHLYEGKDVLANPANNAPIGTGPFRFVKWVRGSYIEYARNDDYWNPGKPYLDRIIVKIIADPAARAVAFEDGSVDIGGDTPVPLADLDRLKANPKLGIETRGYEFQAGVQRIEFNLDNPVLKQLKVRQAIASAIDREVIRKIIYYGYATPTASPLMPSNPYYDAAPSPYPFDIARANHLLDEAGYPRKADGTRFALTLDPLPIGDLPARTGEYIKSALARVGIAVTIRNQDLAAYLKRVYTDRQFDFTTNGMSNLFDPVVGVARLYTTDNFRPGVPFTNGSHYSNPQIDSLFAQAARESDETKRKQQFAQIQHILERDLPDLNLVSPQWITLAAKRVHDHSISPDGTAASFADVWLSH from the coding sequence ATGCTCGTGGTGACGGCGAGCGTACTCGCGCACGTGGCCGCGCACGCGCAAACGCGCGGCGGCACGCTCAATTTCGTGGTGACGCCGGAGCCGACGGCGCTCGTGGATGTCGCGACCACCGCCGTGAATGTCCTCAAGGTCAGCCCGAAAGTGATCGAAGGGCTGCTCGATTACGACTTCGACCTGAAGCCCAAACCGCTGCTCGCCACCTCATGGGAAATCGAGGACGGCGGCCGCCGTTATGTGTTTCATCTGCGGCACGGCGTGAAATGGCATGACGGTGCGCCGTTCACGTCGGCAGACGTGGCGTGGTCCATCGAAGCGCTGCGCAAGGTCCATCCTCGCGCGCGCACGACGTTCGCGCACATGAGCGCCATCGCCACACCCGACCCTTATACGGTTGTGCTCACGCTCAGCGAGCCTGCGCCGTGGCTGATCCGCGCCTTCTCGGCCTCGGAAACGCCGATCCTGCCCAGCCACCTCTACGAGGGCAAGGACGTGCTCGCCAATCCGGCCAACAACGCGCCCATCGGCACGGGACCGTTCCGCTTCGTCAAATGGGTGCGCGGCAGCTACATCGAATATGCGCGCAACGACGACTATTGGAACCCCGGCAAGCCGTATCTGGACCGCATCATCGTCAAGATCATCGCTGACCCCGCCGCGCGCGCGGTGGCATTCGAGGATGGCTCCGTCGATATCGGCGGTGATACGCCCGTGCCGCTCGCCGACCTCGATCGTCTGAAGGCCAATCCGAAGCTCGGCATCGAAACGCGCGGCTACGAGTTCCAGGCGGGTGTGCAGCGCATCGAATTCAACCTCGACAATCCCGTGCTCAAGCAGTTGAAGGTGCGCCAGGCGATCGCCTCTGCGATCGACCGCGAGGTGATCCGCAAGATCATCTACTACGGCTATGCCACGCCAACCGCGAGCCCGCTGATGCCGTCGAACCCCTACTACGACGCGGCGCCCTCGCCCTATCCGTTCGACATCGCGCGCGCGAACCACCTGCTCGACGAGGCCGGTTATCCGCGCAAGGCGGACGGCACGCGCTTCGCGCTTACGCTCGACCCGCTGCCTATCGGCGACCTACCCGCGCGCACGGGCGAGTACATCAAGTCGGCGCTCGCCCGCGTGGGGATCGCCGTGACGATCCGCAATCAGGATCTCGCCGCTTATCTGAAGCGCGTCTACACCGATCGGCAGTTCGATTTCACGACGAACGGCATGAGCAATCTGTTCGATCCGGTCGTGGGGGTGGCGCGCCTGTACACGACCGACAACTTCCGCCCCGGCGTGCCCTTCACCAACGGCTCGCACTACAGCAACCCACAAATCGACAGCCTCTTCGCACAAGCCGCGCGAGAAAGCGACGAAACGAAACGCAAGCAGCAATTCGCGCAGATCCAGCACATTCTGGAGCGAGACCTGCCCGACCTGAACCTCGTCTCGCCGCAATGGATCACGCTCGCCGCGAAGCGTGTGCACGACCATTCCATTTCACCTGACGGCACGGCCGCGAGTTTCGCCGATGTCTGGCTTTCGCACTAA
- a CDS encoding ABC transporter substrate-binding protein — protein MLVAALSLGAAAAFADKPSVIRIGVAQQGAGDPPTFGGSPAATVQLQQLLEKEFSADGIKVEWVFFKGAGPAVNEAIANKALDFAFQGDLPAVLARANGLKTHLLLAAGVRTGIKIAVPPDSDIQSIKDLKDRRVAIFRGTNLQLVADNVLAKNELDERSLKVINLDTASSLAALASKGIDASVNDYHLYKLRDAGLAKIIYESQNDGPQFTRQTHLLVLDDFDRAHPDIVQRVVTVFVKGAQWSSDEANRDALFKLWAKSGVPYSSWQAEYAGQSLKSRNSPLLDAFFVARYKAVAQDALKLKLIRQPVDVDSWIEPRYLVTALHTLKLDHYWTAYDAAGKPLP, from the coding sequence ATGCTCGTTGCGGCGTTGTCCCTGGGCGCTGCCGCCGCGTTCGCTGACAAACCCTCGGTAATTCGCATTGGCGTCGCCCAGCAAGGGGCCGGCGATCCGCCGACCTTCGGCGGATCGCCGGCCGCCACCGTCCAGTTGCAACAACTGCTGGAGAAGGAATTTTCCGCCGACGGCATCAAAGTCGAATGGGTATTTTTCAAGGGCGCCGGACCCGCCGTGAACGAAGCTATTGCCAACAAGGCGCTCGATTTCGCCTTCCAGGGCGATCTTCCGGCGGTACTGGCGCGCGCCAACGGCCTCAAGACCCATTTACTACTCGCCGCGGGCGTGCGCACCGGTATCAAGATCGCGGTCCCGCCCGATTCGGATATTCAATCCATCAAGGATCTCAAGGACCGCCGCGTCGCTATCTTTCGGGGTACTAACCTGCAACTGGTCGCCGACAATGTGCTGGCGAAGAATGAACTGGACGAACGCAGCCTCAAGGTGATCAACCTCGACACCGCGAGTTCGCTCGCCGCGCTGGCGTCGAAAGGCATCGATGCGTCCGTGAACGATTACCACCTCTACAAGCTGCGCGACGCAGGGCTGGCAAAAATCATCTACGAGTCGCAGAACGACGGCCCCCAGTTCACGCGACAAACCCATCTGCTCGTGCTCGACGATTTCGATCGCGCTCATCCGGACATCGTGCAACGCGTGGTTACCGTGTTCGTCAAAGGCGCACAGTGGTCGTCAGACGAAGCGAACCGCGACGCGCTGTTCAAACTCTGGGCGAAAAGTGGCGTGCCCTACTCGTCCTGGCAAGCCGAATATGCCGGTCAGAGTCTGAAGTCGCGCAACTCGCCGCTGCTCGACGCGTTCTTTGTCGCACGCTACAAGGCGGTCGCGCAAGACGCGCTCAAGCTCAAGCTGATCCGCCAGCCGGTGGATGTCGACAGCTGGATCGAGCCGCGTTATCTCGTCACGGCACTCCATACGCTCAAGCTCGACCACTACTGGACGGCCTACGATGCGGCGGGAAAGCCGTTACCTTGA
- a CDS encoding sulfonate ABC transporter substrate-binding protein, whose protein sequence is MNARRNFIRISASAAALAAISALGTSSARAASTARTLRIGNQKGYLSLLKGRGTLEKRLAPLGVSVTWTEFDAGPVQLEALNVGSIDFGDVGEAPPIFAQAAGAPLAYVAATVPRPQSEAVLVPHASTIRGVEDLKGKTVALNRGSNVHYFLVKLLQAHNVQYGDVKVVFLAPADARAAFERGSIDAWVIWDPFLAAAQKTLDARILVDATGVVGNRAYYFSSLNYAKQNPDVIKILIGELSQIDQWGQGNRAALATQLAQLWGLPNDVVSEAITRVQFGTGPITKAILAEQQQIANTFFDLKLIPKRVNVLEAAAPGIV, encoded by the coding sequence ATGAACGCACGCCGCAACTTCATCCGCATCTCCGCCTCAGCCGCGGCACTCGCCGCCATATCCGCACTCGGCACGTCTTCCGCGCGCGCGGCTAGCACCGCGCGCACGCTGCGCATCGGCAATCAGAAGGGCTATCTCAGTCTGCTCAAAGGGCGAGGGACGCTGGAAAAGCGGCTCGCTCCGCTCGGTGTTTCAGTCACGTGGACGGAGTTCGACGCAGGCCCCGTGCAACTGGAAGCGCTCAATGTGGGCTCGATCGACTTCGGCGACGTGGGCGAAGCACCGCCCATCTTCGCGCAGGCGGCCGGCGCGCCGCTCGCCTATGTCGCGGCCACGGTGCCGCGCCCACAGTCGGAAGCGGTGCTCGTGCCTCACGCTTCGACCATCCGCGGCGTGGAGGATCTCAAGGGCAAGACGGTCGCGCTCAATCGCGGCAGCAATGTCCACTATTTCCTCGTGAAGCTGCTGCAAGCGCACAACGTTCAGTATGGCGACGTGAAAGTCGTCTTCCTCGCGCCCGCCGACGCGCGCGCGGCCTTCGAGCGCGGCTCCATCGACGCATGGGTGATCTGGGACCCCTTTCTCGCCGCCGCGCAAAAAACGCTCGATGCCCGCATTCTTGTCGACGCAACCGGCGTGGTCGGCAACCGGGCCTACTATTTCTCGTCGCTCAATTACGCGAAGCAAAACCCCGATGTCATCAAGATCCTGATCGGCGAATTGAGCCAGATCGATCAATGGGGGCAGGGCAACCGCGCGGCGCTTGCCACCCAGCTAGCGCAATTGTGGGGCTTGCCCAATGACGTGGTGAGCGAGGCGATCACACGCGTGCAATTCGGGACAGGGCCTATCACGAAAGCCATTCTTGCCGAGCAGCAGCAGATCGCCAATACGTTTTTCGACCTCAAACTGATTCCGAAGCGCGTGAACGTGCTCGAAGCGGCGGCGCCGGGAATCGTTTAG
- a CDS encoding MetQ/NlpA family ABC transporter substrate-binding protein has protein sequence MRHRLVIQTLLSTFTLFALQTQTAQAADANAHVLRVGFVPGPYADEFREGVEPQLKRKGYTVQYVDFSTGLEANQAVWHGEIAADVMQHSVYLKAYNDRNKTDLVGVVQVPTPPMGLYSTRHHSLAEVKAGATVAVPNDPVNLERALKILQAIGWIRIRENPNPVDVSERDVVANPTGIRIVPLETAQAPRALEDVDFAAIQGNFAISSGHRLAEALALEQMLSPYVNQVVVKSANRNSQETADIVAAYRSDEFRTAILRNDAYKGYRLPDYFPR, from the coding sequence ATGCGCCATCGATTAGTTATCCAAACATTGCTTTCCACTTTCACGCTCTTTGCGCTACAAACACAGACCGCCCAGGCTGCCGACGCCAACGCGCACGTCTTGCGCGTCGGCTTCGTGCCCGGCCCTTACGCCGATGAATTCCGCGAGGGCGTCGAGCCGCAACTCAAGCGCAAGGGTTACACCGTCCAGTACGTCGACTTCAGCACCGGGCTCGAAGCCAATCAGGCCGTGTGGCACGGCGAAATCGCCGCCGATGTCATGCAGCACAGCGTCTACCTGAAAGCCTACAACGACCGCAACAAAACCGATCTGGTCGGCGTCGTGCAGGTGCCTACGCCGCCTATGGGTCTTTACTCCACCCGCCATCATTCCCTCGCCGAAGTGAAAGCCGGCGCAACGGTTGCCGTGCCGAACGACCCCGTCAACCTCGAACGCGCGCTCAAGATTCTCCAGGCCATCGGCTGGATCCGCATTCGCGAGAATCCCAATCCCGTCGACGTCTCCGAGCGTGACGTGGTCGCCAATCCCACCGGTATTCGTATCGTGCCGCTCGAAACCGCGCAGGCACCGCGTGCGCTCGAGGACGTCGATTTTGCGGCGATCCAGGGAAATTTCGCCATTTCGAGCGGGCACCGCCTGGCCGAAGCGCTCGCGCTCGAACAGATGCTTTCGCCCTACGTGAATCAGGTGGTCGTCAAGTCGGCGAACCGCAATTCGCAGGAGACCGCCGACATTGTCGCCGCCTATCGGTCGGATGAATTTCGCACCGCGATCCTGCGCAACGACGCCTATAAGGGCTACCGCCTGCCCGATTACTTCCCGCGTTAG
- a CDS encoding acyl-CoA dehydrogenase family protein, producing MNAFTPDAALVERAALLGRTFAAVADEHDRNATAPLDQFRALREAGLLRANIARSNGGYGAELALSRAIVAEIAYGDPSVALILSMHYSQHAMIVRDAREHTGEWPAALAQRLTRASVEGRALVNAAQVEPALGSPSHGGLPETLARREGDVWRITGHKVYVTGAPLLTWINVLARTDEPEPRLGHFLVPRKAAGVRIVETWDPLGMRATASHDVVFTDVAIPVDDVVGLKPAHLGVQRDPHATAWYFSLVGTVYDGAARAARDWLLAFLNERKPGALGGAALATVPIVQESVGRIEMLLTANDWLLRTHADAIDAGTAPTELSAAVKHTVVDNAIAAVDVALELAGNHGIARRNPLERHHRNVQCARIHAPSNSLLRTMAARRALGL from the coding sequence GTGAACGCATTCACTCCGGACGCCGCGCTGGTCGAACGCGCCGCGCTGCTCGGCCGCACCTTCGCCGCCGTGGCCGACGAACATGATCGCAACGCCACCGCGCCGCTCGATCAGTTCCGCGCGTTGCGCGAAGCCGGTTTGTTGCGCGCGAACATTGCGCGCAGCAATGGCGGCTACGGCGCGGAGCTCGCGCTCTCGCGCGCCATTGTTGCGGAGATCGCCTATGGCGACCCATCCGTCGCGCTCATTCTCTCGATGCACTACAGCCAGCACGCCATGATCGTGCGCGACGCGCGCGAACACACGGGCGAATGGCCCGCGGCGCTCGCGCAGCGTCTCACACGTGCCAGCGTGGAAGGCCGCGCGCTCGTCAACGCGGCGCAGGTCGAGCCCGCGCTCGGCTCGCCCTCGCATGGGGGCCTGCCCGAAACGCTCGCGCGCCGCGAAGGCGACGTGTGGCGTATCACGGGGCACAAGGTCTATGTGACGGGCGCGCCGTTGCTCACGTGGATCAACGTGCTGGCCCGCACCGACGAGCCTGAGCCACGCCTCGGCCACTTTCTCGTACCGCGCAAGGCGGCAGGCGTGCGCATCGTGGAGACCTGGGACCCGCTCGGCATGCGGGCCACGGCGAGTCACGACGTAGTGTTCACGGACGTGGCGATTCCCGTTGACGATGTCGTCGGCCTGAAGCCCGCGCATCTCGGCGTACAGCGCGATCCGCACGCCACGGCGTGGTACTTCAGTCTGGTCGGCACGGTCTACGACGGCGCGGCGCGCGCCGCCCGCGACTGGCTGCTCGCTTTCCTCAACGAGCGCAAGCCGGGGGCGCTCGGCGGAGCGGCGCTCGCCACTGTGCCCATCGTGCAGGAAAGCGTGGGACGCATCGAAATGCTGCTGACGGCCAACGACTGGCTCTTGCGTACGCACGCCGATGCGATCGACGCGGGCACCGCGCCCACCGAATTATCCGCCGCAGTCAAACATACCGTCGTGGACAACGCCATCGCGGCCGTGGATGTCGCGCTGGAACTCGCGGGCAATCATGGCATCGCGCGGCGCAATCCGCTCGAACGCCATCACCGCAATGTGCAGTGCGCGCGCATTCACGCGCCGTCCAACAGCTTGCTGCGTACGATGGCCGCGCGCCGCGCGCTGGGCCTGTGA